The Raphanus sativus cultivar WK10039 chromosome 2, ASM80110v3, whole genome shotgun sequence DNA segment TATGTTCTTTGTCTGAAAGAGAGTCTGATTTCGTTGAAAGAGATTACACAAGTGCATGCAGTTCATTGTGTGTTCTTAGATCTTTTCTCTTCTGCTGGAAAGTTTCCTCCTTTAACCACTTGGTGTTTTATTATCTTCTCTTACTCTTTGGGGATACTTGGTTTAATAACGTGCATTGTCAGGTTCCTTTTAGACTAAAGGGTTTCTCTGTATGAAGCTATGAGTTTCGCATTTATGATCTCACTCTGGGTTTGAGTCAGTGGTGTTTCTGCTACACTTTTGCACTTCCATGATGTGAGAGCCGTATATTTGTTTTGCAGGTGATAATGAGTATGATAAGACTGATGGTTTCATAGtgggtgatgaagaagaagaagaagatgacgaggaagaagaagaaaggcaaAATAGTGATGAGGAGAagcagaaaaagaagaagaaacgaaGGAAAAAGTATACATTGTTTTCCCCTTCTTCCTCTCTTAAATTTCAgaacttacaaaaaaaatttaatgttaaTGCTGAGATTCAGAATGGATTTGATAAAAGTATTCCCTGAATTATTAGTAGTGCTTGTTTGTTATGTGTATCTCTATCTGATAAACTTCCCACATATGGTTATTTAACAGGGACGAAGACCTTGATGAAGATGATTATCTGCTTCTCCAAGATAACGGCAACATGAAATTCCAAAAGGTTAGTCATACTTGTGCATAACTATATCAACATTATGTGCATACACTTAGCAAAACGTTTGCAATGCTAATAAATATTGATTCTTGTTTTCCCTGAACCATGACAGAAAAAGTATAAGAGGTTGAAGAAAGCTCAAAGGGAAAGAGAGTTTGGCCAGGGAGGATCATCTGATGATGATTTTGATGGGAGTAGTGGAGCTGGAAGAAGTGCTGAGGACAAGATTAAAGACAGTCTGTTTGATGATGTTGATGGTATATTCTTTTTAGCTTGTTGATACTCTTATTTTTGACTGTTGATGcatattttttgattttgtacTCGTTGTGTCTAGTAGACCTGCCTGATGATTTAGGTGATGAGGAAGATGTAGCTGTGGAGGAAGATGTAGTTGGAAGCGAGGATGAAATGGCAGATTTCATCGTAGATGAAGATGGCAATGGTCATCCTAGGAGGTACAGTTTTTTCTGTTCTTGTGATCTTATGGTTGTCTTGTGTCACGTTTAAGTTTTTCTGATTCTAaacgttttttttctttcagggGCGACcctaagaaaaagaaacatagaCAGGGATCAGATATGAGTGCGTTTAGAGACGCTAGCGAAATATTTGGCGATGTGGACGAGTTATTGTCAATTCGCAAAAAGGGTTTGGCATCAAGTGAAAGGGTGGAAAGAAGGCTTGAAGATGAGTTTGAACCAACTGTTCTTTCTGATAAGTACATGACAGGGAAAGATGATGAAATCCGCCTATTTGATATGCCTGAGAGGATGCAGGTGTGTTCTTTGCTACAGTTTTTTTCTATGTGTGCTTATGTTAAGTTTATTTGGTGTTCATGGTTGGATGTAAAGATATCTTGCCAACTTTGACAGATATCTGAAGAAAGTACTGGAAGCCCTCCAATAGACGAACTTAGCATTGAGGAAGAGAGCAGTTGGATTTATGCTCAATTTACTTCTCTACTAAAGGATCCTGATGGACTTCACATTTATGGTGGACAAGGTTTCTCGGTTAACAAGGATGACATTGCAAAGTTTTTGGAGCTACATCATGTGCAGAAACTAGAGGTAGTTAACTTCATTTCTAGTTGGATTTTCCTAGAATTGCTCATCGATTGTtatgctaattttttttctcttatgctCTCCTCTAGATACCATTTATAGCTATGTACCGTAAGGAGCAATGCCGGAGCTTGTTAGACTCTTCTGATATCAGTGAGCCCAATATTGAGGAGAAACATGAGGCCAAGTGGCATAAGGTAAGCAGTTTTCTGGGAGAGACAACAAGCGCCCAGGTTAATATAGAATCTGCGGAAATTGGTGGATTAACGTAAAAGTGTTTTGCCAATGTAGGTCTTCTGGATGATTCAGGACTTGGATAGGAAGTGGCTTCTCCTTCGAAAAAGGAAAATGGCGCTGCATGGTTACTACACAAAACGTTTTGAAGAAGAGTCCAGGAGGGTCTATGATGAAACTAGGCTTAACCTAAATCAATATCTTTTTGAATCAGTCATGAAGTCTCTTAAAGTGGCAGAAACAGAAAGAGAAGTTGATGATGTAGATTCCAAGTTCAACTTGCATTTTCCTGCCGGTGAAGTTGATGAAGGGCAGTATAAGAGGCCTAAGAGAAAATCACAGTATAGCATCTGCAGCAAAGCAGGGCTCTGGGAGGTTGCAAACAAATTTGGGTATAGTGCTGAGCAATTGGGACTTGCATTGTCCCTAGAAAAACTGGTTAGTGTGATTTTTCGTTTGGACTGCATCTTGTTTTGAAATGACAGTGCTAATGCAGCTTGAGTTGCAGGTTGATGAGCTTGAGGATGCAAAAGAAACACCAGAGGAAAAGGCATTTAACTTTGTGTGTGCAATGTTTGAAAATCCTCAAGCTGTCCTTAAGGGTGCACGGCATATGGTACGTTCTTCGAATCTTAAGCGGGACTTACTATTACAAAGCTTCTCTTAGCATCAATGCTGACATActtcttatttttctctctcAGGCTGCAGTTGAGATAAGTTGCGAGCCATCAGTCAAAAAGTATGTCCGTGGCATTTATATGGAGAATGCAGTAGTCTCAACAAGTCCAACAGCAGATGGGAATGGAGTAATAGATTCTTACCATCAGTTTTCTGGGGTTAAGTGGTTACGAGAAAAGCCACTAAGCAAGTTTGAGGGTTCGCAGTGGCTTCTCATTCAGAAGGCAGAAGAGGAGAAACTTCTTCAAGTAACCTTCAAGCTGCCGGAGAACTGCATGAACAGGCTCATTAGTGACTGCAATGAACACTATCTAAGTGTTGGGGTCAGTAAGTATGCTCAACTCTGGAATGAGCAAAGAAAATTAATACTGGAGGATGCACTTCATACTTTTATCTTGCCATCAATGGAGAAAGAAGCAAGATCCTTGCTAACTATTAGAGCGAAGAGTCGGGTGCTTTCAGAGTATGGACAGGCTTTGTGGAACAAGGTGTCTGCAGGGCCAtatcaaaagaaagaaatggaCATTAGCTCAGATGAGGAATCTGCACCAAGGGTCATGGCATGTTGTTGGGGACCTGGAAAGCCACCAAATACGTTTGTGATGCTGGATTCATCGGGAGAGGTGCTTGATGTCCTTTATGCTGGATCTCTCACACTGCGATCCCAAAATGTCAACGACCAGCAGCTTAAAAAGAACGACCAGGATCGTGTTTTAAAGTTTATGATGGACCATCAACCGCATGTTGTGGCTTTGGGAGCTGTCAATTTGTCTTGTACTCGTCTGAAGGATGATATATATGAGGTAAAGATTCCTGTACCATAAGCTTTATTTGCTAAGCCATGCTAATGATACAAGTTCCGAGTTTTTCTCTTAAAATGTAGGACCTATGTTGATACGTTCCGGAAAACTGTTATCACTGCCACTGGTTTACCTAATTAGTTCCTCAATATCTACTCTGTAGTGGCCTGGATTTGTGCGCTTATCATAAAAACTATTAAACTCTCTGAACCTTTTTTCAAGTTTGACTGACTGCCTTCTAGAATTTCTGCTACTGTAGCTGATTTTCTTTTGCAAAGTAAATTTTGGTCATgtttttcctcttctttttatTTCAGGTCATATTCCAGATGGTGgaggaaatgcctagagatgtTGGACACATGGGTGATTTAACAATTGTTTATGTAGATGAATCACTTCCTAGGCTATATGAAAATTCTCGAATCTCAGGTGAACAGCTACCTCAACAGTCAGGGATCGTGAAACGTGCAGTTGGTCTTGGACGCTATCTCCAGAATCCTCTTGCAATGGCTGCGACTTTATGCGGCCCAGGCCGGGAAATATTGTCTTGGAAGCTTCATCCATTGGAGAGTTTTCTTCAGGTTGACGAGAAGTATGGGATGGTTGAGCAGATCATGGTTGACATAACAAACCAGGTTGGAATCGACATTAATTTGGCAGCTGGCCATGAGTGGTTTTTTTCTCCTTTACAGTTCATTTCTGGACTTGGGCCTAGGAAAGCTGCGTCATTGCAAAGGTCGCTTGTTAGAGCTGGATCAATATTTGTCCGCAAGGACCTGATAATGCATGGGCTGGGCAAAAAGGTGTTTGTAAATGCAGCTGGTTTCTTGCGCATCCGAAGGAGTGGGCTGGCTGCTAATAGCAGTCAATTTATCGACTTATTGGATGACACCAGAATACATCCCGAGTCGTATGGTCTCGCACAAGAATTGGCAAAAGATATTTATGATCAAGATGTAAGAGGTGATTCAAATGATGATGAGGATGCAATAGAGATGGCAATAGAGCATGTGAGAGATCGGCCTGGCTCTTTGAGGAAAGTTGTCCTTGAGGAGTATCTTGCAAGCAAGAAACGAGAGAGCAAGAAGGAAACTTACGGTAATATCATGAGAGAGCTAAGCTGTGGTTTCCAGGATTGGCGGACACCTTTTAAACTTCCAACTCAAGATGAAGAGTTTTTTATGAACTCTGGAGAAACTGAAGACACCATAGCTGAAGGCAGAATTGTCCAGGCCACTGTTCGGAGATTACAGAGTGGAAGAGCTATATGTGTTTTAGATTCTGGATTAACTGGGATGCTTAGCAAGGAAGATTTCGCAGATGATGGGAGAGATATTGTCGAGTTGTCGGACCGACTAAATGAAGGCGAAATTCTTACATGCAAGATCAAATCGATTCAAAAGGAGAGGTATCAAGTGTTCCTTATTTGCAAAGAAAGTGAAATGAGAAACAACAGGCGCCAGCAAAACCAGAATCTGGATCCCTATTACCATGAGGATAGAAACAGTCTCCAGATTGAGAAAGAGAAAGCCCGAAAAGAAAAGGAGCTGGTGAGGAAGCATTTTAAGTCTCGGATGATTGTCCATCCCCGTTTCCAGAACATCACTGCTGACCAAGCAACCGAGGTACTCTGTTTGGTACTTGTTAAGATGCTTACATTAATAGTCTTGTTTTCTGAATCTGAGGTTATTTGTTGGTGCTATGATCTTTCAGTATTTGTCTGACAAAGATTTTGGAGAAAGCATTGTTCGTCCAAGTTCTCGAGGACTCAATTACTTGACATTGACGCTCAAGATCGACGGTGGAGTCTATACTCACAAGGAGATAGTCGAAGGTGGAAAAGAAAGCAAGGACATCACAAGCCTACAGCGTATTGGTAAGACGCTGACAATTGGAGAGGACACCTTCGAGGATTTAGATGAGGTACTATCAACCAGAACATGTATTTTATTCTTCAACATTAACATGCTTTATAATCTTACCACCTCATAATTGCAGGTCATGGATCGATATGTTGATCCTCTAGTCTCTCATCTCAAGACCATGCTTAACTATAGGAAGTTCCGGAAGGGGGCAAAATCAGAAGTGGATGAGCTTCTCAGGATGGAGAAGAGTGAAAATCCCGCAAGGATAGTCTACTCTTTCGGgatatcacacgagcatccagGCACCTTTATACTGTCTTACATAAGGAGCACAAATCCACATCACGAGTATGTTGGTCTATACCCGAAGGGATTCAAGTTCAGGAAAAGGATGTTTGAAGACATTGACAGGCTTGTGTCATACTTCCAGAGGCATATTGGTGACCCGTTGCAGGAAACAGTTCCATCAATCAGGTCTGTTGCAGCCATGGTGCCGATGAGAAGCCCAGCGGACCGTGGCTCTTctggaggaggtggtggttgGGGTGGTTCTCAGAGTGAAGGAGGCTGGAAAGGTAACTCAGAGCGCTCATCTGCACCAAGACCAGGTAACTCTTTAACTTTGCATGATCATGGTTCGACTTCTCAGGCTTTTGTTTTAACTTAAAACTAGATCTCGAcggggcgggtatttattttatgtttttagttttttatttataaatgatatatttgtaatatttaaacataaatttagattgaaaattaacatttgtaattataataaaaattaaaagtttaaaaaaatattttgatataaattttaaattcctaattaaaataatatagagatgggtcataatgttttccaatttcaaaatcttagcattcttaataacaaataaaataatttataactacataaaatatataaacatatttgaaattaaaataaatttgttaaaaaaaaatcttacactattgttgtttatttctatagtttgatccgtggtcgtataaatatttgctttcacttcaatttttttctttgttctaatgataatatctatgtatatatgtgtaaattaatatgtattacataattgttagtataacattttaaaacaaaattattatttattactttaaataattatattatgtgattttaatcgtctattatatcaaagtgtatcatataaaaatctaatatttataactaattggacttatattataaaagtgttatactaacaatttataaataaaatattttatattttatttatatgatatataaattgattttgatgtgtgatttttattttattatttttattaataaatattgaaaaatattaaatgttaacaaaaaatctataaggaaatttattttggttaagattcattctattaaagaaatctattatttaaattaggaaaagacattaaatacttaaatctatcatttaaataaggaaacgACAAAAAtttctactatctttgttaccaaacaaaatttaatttttttaaagattcatatccctattaccaaacaaaagcttaaagtacttctactttaataaaatagattttagcAGTCTCACGTTGGGAAGtatttgtttattaatattGTTTCTGTTATCTGAGACTATGATTCTGCATGTTCACTTTTTAACAAATTGTGGGAATGTATATATGTTAGGGAGAGGTGGTGAGTACAGAAATGGTGGTGGACATGGTGATGGGCATCCAAGTGGAGCGCCAAGGCCGTATGGTGGTCGTGGTCGAGGCGGAGGAGGACGGAGGGAAGATGGAAACGGAGATTGGGGAAATAACAAAACCGGAACTGGAGATGGAGGTTGGGGAAGCGAGTCTGGTGGTAAGAAGACTGGCGGTTGGGGTAGCGAATCTGGAGGTGGTGGTTGGGGAAATGATTCTGGTGGTATAAAGAGCAGCGATGATGGTGGTTGGGGTGGCGGTTCTGGTTCTGGCGGTGGTTGGGGAAACGAGTCTGCCGGTAAAAAGAGCGGTGAAGATAGTGGTTGGGGAAACGAGTCTAGTGGTAAAAAGAGCAGCGGTGGAGGGTGGTGAAGAACCAAAACTGGTGGGTATTTGCATATGCTAAGACAACACAGTAGTAATTAGCTTCTTCCTTGATGTTCGTTTATGCTTACTCTTTTTGTTACCTCTTAACCTGGCggtattagtattttatttttatgtaattactACTTTATGAACTTTCTAGGAAAgtctttaatttaaaaataataatattatcaaCAATGACACTAAATAGcaatttagttattttctttttggatttgAATTCTTTACGAGGCGGATTAACAAAAATAGCAATTTTCTTACTAGATTCATCTGCGTTTTGCACCTTATGGGGTCTAGTAATTTGTTAGATTTTCTCGAAAGTTAtggaaaatttccaaaaagtATCTGATATAATTTTCATCCGGTATTTAAATAGAGCTTATCAGTGTAACCGCATGTATAATTTgtctttagttttaatattttgtttgtactaaatagtataaaataagcatgtaaatttaaatgaattataTAATTGTTAATGAATCCAAATATTAATTACACTGAGTaattttttgtgtattttaacCGTTTATTATACCATCAATATTGAGTATAGtataaacaaatctaacatataaaaataGCTAGAGTTACTACATAAAAGATCCAGTTTATTAATCAAGTTTTCAATTGTTTGTAAATTATGTTGGATGTTCTTATCTATTTTGAATACTGAATTATTAAACTATGAAGATTAATCTTCATCCACACATGTATAATTTTCATCCAATAAcaattagtttatataattaattattgaatttctagtttaatatttgatgttttaaatatgttttcaaaaaagaaagtttattttttttataatgtaatGTAACTATTTTACATactttgttatttatatttataatattgaaaAACTCTggtcaaatttaaattatagtaTGATTACGTTAATTAAATCAACcaacataatttttatgtttggaCCAAAATCTGTTTTTAAATGCACCGAAAATCTATCTGGCCAAAATTTAGTACCAAAATTCAATATCTTAACCAGCGCAAGTTGGCCTAATGGTCTTGAGGAAGTTAAAGGCTTCAATACGGACCCGGTTCGATACGCGCTGACCACGGAATGACTTAGGCCTCTTGAGGATACAGACGCAGGCTGGTTTCGGGCTCAGGGAATTAGTCGGTTGGCCACGACCGCCGGATCACCTCctgattattcaaaaaaaaaaaaattcaatatcttttTTGGCGCAAGATctgttataacttataacatTATTTTCTAATCGAGTGGTACATGTTTTTGTGAGGTTTCTCCTCCTCTTGATCATGCAAGAGTTATAGGATTTTTCCACAATAAAATTTCTGAGTTCTAATCAAACTCATTGACATTTTGATTAAGGaaacatattattttcaaaCAACTGGAAGCGGCAAGTCTTtcgtataatattatttttatgaaaaaattaattaattaatattattatttgcgaagtgatttttcatAATTGAGTTCTCACATTAAAAGTTAGAATaattaatatcgtttatatatttaatgaataaaatttatataacaaaatgaatttaaattattttgattagataaataattaaataataataataatcacaattatccaaaacctaaaatatatattaaaataaaaaaggcaattcctatatatttgtattgttatcttaaaattatttttaataaaaaaattaataaaacaaaagatacata contains these protein-coding regions:
- the LOC108842326 gene encoding transcription elongation factor SPT6 homolog isoform X1, whose protein sequence is MARNDISDEEVDDHELVDEEGEPIHGDHVENPDNDDEDEEEEEGDNEYDKTDGFIVGDEEEEEDDEEEEERQNSDEEKQKKKKKRRKKDEDLDEDDYLLLQDNGNMKFQKKKYKRLKKAQREREFGQGGSSDDDFDGSSGAGRSAEDKIKDSLFDDVDVDLPDDLGDEEDVAVEEDVVGSEDEMADFIVDEDGNGHPRRGDPKKKKHRQGSDMSAFRDASEIFGDVDELLSIRKKGLASSERVERRLEDEFEPTVLSDKYMTGKDDEIRLFDMPERMQISEESTGSPPIDELSIEEESSWIYAQFTSLLKDPDGLHIYGGQGFSVNKDDIAKFLELHHVQKLEIPFIAMYRKEQCRSLLDSSDISEPNIEEKHEAKWHKVFWMIQDLDRKWLLLRKRKMALHGYYTKRFEEESRRVYDETRLNLNQYLFESVMKSLKVAETEREVDDVDSKFNLHFPAGEVDEGQYKRPKRKSQYSICSKAGLWEVANKFGYSAEQLGLALSLEKLVDELEDAKETPEEKAFNFVCAMFENPQAVLKGARHMAAVEISCEPSVKKYVRGIYMENAVVSTSPTADGNGVIDSYHQFSGVKWLREKPLSKFEGSQWLLIQKAEEEKLLQVTFKLPENCMNRLISDCNEHYLSVGVSKYAQLWNEQRKLILEDALHTFILPSMEKEARSLLTIRAKSRVLSEYGQALWNKVSAGPYQKKEMDISSDEESAPRVMACCWGPGKPPNTFVMLDSSGEVLDVLYAGSLTLRSQNVNDQQLKKNDQDRVLKFMMDHQPHVVALGAVNLSCTRLKDDIYEVIFQMVEEMPRDVGHMGDLTIVYVDESLPRLYENSRISGEQLPQQSGIVKRAVGLGRYLQNPLAMAATLCGPGREILSWKLHPLESFLQVDEKYGMVEQIMVDITNQVGIDINLAAGHEWFFSPLQFISGLGPRKAASLQRSLVRAGSIFVRKDLIMHGLGKKVFVNAAGFLRIRRSGLAANSSQFIDLLDDTRIHPESYGLAQELAKDIYDQDVRGDSNDDEDAIEMAIEHVRDRPGSLRKVVLEEYLASKKRESKKETYGNIMRELSCGFQDWRTPFKLPTQDEEFFMNSGETEDTIAEGRIVQATVRRLQSGRAICVLDSGLTGMLSKEDFADDGRDIVELSDRLNEGEILTCKIKSIQKERYQVFLICKESEMRNNRRQQNQNLDPYYHEDRNSLQIEKEKARKEKELVRKHFKSRMIVHPRFQNITADQATEYLSDKDFGESIVRPSSRGLNYLTLTLKIDGGVYTHKEIVEGGKESKDITSLQRIGKTLTIGEDTFEDLDEVMDRYVDPLVSHLKTMLNYRKFRKGAKSEVDELLRMEKSENPARIVYSFGISHEHPGTFILSYIRSTNPHHEYVGLYPKGFKFRKRMFEDIDRLVSYFQRHIGDPLQETVPSIRSVAAMVPMRSPADRGSSGGGGGWGGSQSEGGWKGNSERSSAPRPGRGGEYRNGGGHGDGHPSGAPRPYGGRGRGGGGRREDGNGDWGNNKTGTGDGGWGSESGGKKTGGWGSESGGGGWGNDSGGIKSSDDGGWGGGSGSGGGWGNESAGKKSGEDSGWGNESSGKKSSGGGW
- the LOC108842326 gene encoding transcription elongation factor SPT6 homolog isoform X3, with protein sequence MARNDISDEEVDDHELVDEEGEPIHGDHVENPDNDDEDEEEEEGDNEYDKTDGFIVGDEEEEEDDEEEEERQNSDEEKQKKKKKRRKKDEDLDEDDYLLLQDNGNMKFQKKKYKRLKKAQREREFGQGGSSDDDFDGSSGAGRSAEDKIKDSLFDDVDDLPDDLGDEEDVAVEEDVVGSEDEMADFIVDEDGNGHPRRGDPKKKKHRQGSDMSAFRDASEIFGDVDELLSIRKKGLASSERVERRLEDEFEPTVLSDKYMTGKDDEIRLFDMPERMQISEESTGSPPIDELSIEEESSWIYAQFTSLLKDPDGLHIYGGQGFSVNKDDIAKFLELHHVQKLEIPFIAMYRKEQCRSLLDSSDISEPNIEEKHEAKWHKVFWMIQDLDRKWLLLRKRKMALHGYYTKRFEEESRRVYDETRLNLNQYLFESVMKSLKVAETEREVDDVDSKFNLHFPAGEVDEGQYKRPKRKSQYSICSKAGLWEVANKFGYSAEQLGLALSLEKLVDELEDAKETPEEKAFNFVCAMFENPQAVLKGARHMAAVEISCEPSVKKYVRGIYMENAVVSTSPTADGNGVIDSYHQFSGVKWLREKPLSKFEGSQWLLIQKAEEEKLLQVTFKLPENCMNRLISDCNEHYLSVGVSKYAQLWNEQRKLILEDALHTFILPSMEKEARSLLTIRAKSRVLSEYGQALWNKVSAGPYQKKEMDISSDEESAPRVMACCWGPGKPPNTFVMLDSSGEVLDVLYAGSLTLRSQNVNDQQLKKNDQDRVLKFMMDHQPHVVALGAVNLSCTRLKDDIYEVIFQMVEEMPRDVGHMGDLTIVYVDESLPRLYENSRISGEQLPQQSGIVKRAVGLGRYLQNPLAMAATLCGPGREILSWKLHPLESFLQVDEKYGMVEQIMVDITNQVGIDINLAAGHEWFFSPLQFISGLGPRKAASLQRSLVRAGSIFVRKDLIMHGLGKKVFVNAAGFLRIRRSGLAANSSQFIDLLDDTRIHPESYGLAQELAKDIYDQDVRGDSNDDEDAIEMAIEHVRDRPGSLRKVVLEEYLASKKRESKKETYGNIMRELSCGFQDWRTPFKLPTQDEEFFMNSGETEDTIAEGRIVQATVRRLQSGRAICVLDSGLTGMLSKEDFADDGRDIVELSDRLNEGEILTCKIKSIQKERYQVFLICKESEMRNNRRQQNQNLDPYYHEDRNSLQIEKEKARKEKELVRKHFKSRMIVHPRFQNITADQATEYLSDKDFGESIVRPSSRGLNYLTLTLKIDGGVYTHKEIVEGGKESKDITSLQRIGKTLTIGEDTFEDLDEVMDRYVDPLVSHLKTMLNYRKFRKGAKSEVDELLRMEKSENPARIVYSFGISHEHPGTFILSYIRSTNPHHEYVGLYPKGFKFRKRMFEDIDRLVSYFQRHIGDPLQETVPSIRSVAAMVPMRSPADRGSSGGGGGWGGSQSEGGWKGNSERSSAPRPGRGGEYRNGGGHGDGHPSGAPRPYGGRGRGGGGRREDGNGDWGNNKTGTGDGGWGSESGGKKTGGWGSESGGGGWGNDSGGIKSSDDGGWGGGSGSGGGWGNESAGKKSGEDSGWGNESSGKKSSGGGW
- the LOC108842326 gene encoding transcription elongation factor SPT6 homolog isoform X2, with the protein product MARNDISDEEDDHELVDEEGEPIHGDHVENPDNDDEDEEEEEGDNEYDKTDGFIVGDEEEEEDDEEEEERQNSDEEKQKKKKKRRKKDEDLDEDDYLLLQDNGNMKFQKKKYKRLKKAQREREFGQGGSSDDDFDGSSGAGRSAEDKIKDSLFDDVDVDLPDDLGDEEDVAVEEDVVGSEDEMADFIVDEDGNGHPRRGDPKKKKHRQGSDMSAFRDASEIFGDVDELLSIRKKGLASSERVERRLEDEFEPTVLSDKYMTGKDDEIRLFDMPERMQISEESTGSPPIDELSIEEESSWIYAQFTSLLKDPDGLHIYGGQGFSVNKDDIAKFLELHHVQKLEIPFIAMYRKEQCRSLLDSSDISEPNIEEKHEAKWHKVFWMIQDLDRKWLLLRKRKMALHGYYTKRFEEESRRVYDETRLNLNQYLFESVMKSLKVAETEREVDDVDSKFNLHFPAGEVDEGQYKRPKRKSQYSICSKAGLWEVANKFGYSAEQLGLALSLEKLVDELEDAKETPEEKAFNFVCAMFENPQAVLKGARHMAAVEISCEPSVKKYVRGIYMENAVVSTSPTADGNGVIDSYHQFSGVKWLREKPLSKFEGSQWLLIQKAEEEKLLQVTFKLPENCMNRLISDCNEHYLSVGVSKYAQLWNEQRKLILEDALHTFILPSMEKEARSLLTIRAKSRVLSEYGQALWNKVSAGPYQKKEMDISSDEESAPRVMACCWGPGKPPNTFVMLDSSGEVLDVLYAGSLTLRSQNVNDQQLKKNDQDRVLKFMMDHQPHVVALGAVNLSCTRLKDDIYEVIFQMVEEMPRDVGHMGDLTIVYVDESLPRLYENSRISGEQLPQQSGIVKRAVGLGRYLQNPLAMAATLCGPGREILSWKLHPLESFLQVDEKYGMVEQIMVDITNQVGIDINLAAGHEWFFSPLQFISGLGPRKAASLQRSLVRAGSIFVRKDLIMHGLGKKVFVNAAGFLRIRRSGLAANSSQFIDLLDDTRIHPESYGLAQELAKDIYDQDVRGDSNDDEDAIEMAIEHVRDRPGSLRKVVLEEYLASKKRESKKETYGNIMRELSCGFQDWRTPFKLPTQDEEFFMNSGETEDTIAEGRIVQATVRRLQSGRAICVLDSGLTGMLSKEDFADDGRDIVELSDRLNEGEILTCKIKSIQKERYQVFLICKESEMRNNRRQQNQNLDPYYHEDRNSLQIEKEKARKEKELVRKHFKSRMIVHPRFQNITADQATEYLSDKDFGESIVRPSSRGLNYLTLTLKIDGGVYTHKEIVEGGKESKDITSLQRIGKTLTIGEDTFEDLDEVMDRYVDPLVSHLKTMLNYRKFRKGAKSEVDELLRMEKSENPARIVYSFGISHEHPGTFILSYIRSTNPHHEYVGLYPKGFKFRKRMFEDIDRLVSYFQRHIGDPLQETVPSIRSVAAMVPMRSPADRGSSGGGGGWGGSQSEGGWKGNSERSSAPRPGRGGEYRNGGGHGDGHPSGAPRPYGGRGRGGGGRREDGNGDWGNNKTGTGDGGWGSESGGKKTGGWGSESGGGGWGNDSGGIKSSDDGGWGGGSGSGGGWGNESAGKKSGEDSGWGNESSGKKSSGGGW